A section of the Venturia canescens isolate UGA chromosome 11, ASM1945775v1, whole genome shotgun sequence genome encodes:
- the Piezo gene encoding piezo-type mechanosensitive ion channel component isoform X1: protein MGSYWLNVAVLRVIIPVTFAACTIWRPTGLSLIYLGLMLYSPMVPIATAETMKGHTGNYLKACVTLSFLTSLTQLMFHIVLLSLPPYGYFLEACTFLEMIFRHLGLVRLDGATVWEIVFWLLPEIIAFPTTIAMYLLCKRTTWEPHKEDDESSTVQPAKKIHDDANAKVTNFLGTIGTYVVLGSLCCVSSLTPSVEGAFYFIIFIGASSWWACHRELRKGFAFVCRFVMAVVVVHILVLMTYQNQWSQEFVPVNSTWARYFALDPYYTSNCSDPRYIDYVDSSSEWTSYSHALGLFWLYYVLALQSRFLFRKPKASVPASYQPDETTPRERNKSDERSVALTADPVKLMRFGSGRTGLLQDSTGSVIVQDAHNDDSIQLQSLSEGESDWVSPHRAPDEGPGIVEQVIMAVYSIFQLIVNSSYLATNIIMMTWSIMYHSWTTFILLMWALVLWMVPNKRSSMMKCSPFIVFYATLLLLVGYIYSMNLTEEELPTVFHDIKVAEIGFRKPFGSDPAPSWHQIVKCAFTTMFWITMRQYMAERQSQKRSSAMRDMVAPLHVSVSTATTAMNKETPEIKSQFMKDVGRVVKKLLIKFWIAIVAIMLFTSGITGERMTVFRIIYMSLFLVFVITFQFSWTAWRKMMYGFWITVIAYSVAMLILVYTYQFSNFPGYWTRLGIDEALQMDIGLESYKTKELFVRLLTPTFFVIVTVLQIHYFHEDFLEITNIERTGVDLVSRRGSLGYSSTVPIVSTSSEEAIPADGEKKTVIYTLKQLKHMSKMERMALMRKTIENVKNFYDWIWLILEIHMQKIIFISFILLCIKDVCAINLFFVIAVVVAINFQRSVQITSINAMAGIIAILMVAKMLYQIEYIVHENWDVNCSRTDANGTESVTTYNVAKWIGMDKARTGELPYLLRGYIGMVTVTTIRAIIVIRQCFHRHEKGEPLETPLVMFPKITRADADKGIPECLKFLFNYGFYKFGLEFCLMGIVALIGTRLDFYSVLYGIWLLVLFSMKRTTTARVWPFFRIFAIVVLPLQYAFVVAPPTWLCINYPWSILDDSGLDTLRRLQDWMYFPDPEYPPSPEKLICDFILLMMIVRQSLVFRIEARSRATGEEFIAGHNFSVSQEMEKPNFVNPVKDYVSLAQCWLDVFKRGSMMSFMWITLSIMFLAGTNRTNIFSLGYLIGAFIFLWQGSDFYLRPIKTILKWWNFLIGYNVVVIFSKAILQGVGCVLLKQMETSVCWLVQLLGIACLKKFHTSGTIFDGKDNYCEVPREDIGMVWDGLCFACLLVQKRLFKSYYFFHIVDETKAMSILASRGAELLQDLHRKRIEYQENVEKAVLQKLKFKMDKIKADQQRIQGPSYREPATHKIDTLYPRDRPLYKHRVPKTNREAVRSGDYYMFDDLDDDDVTDHLVPDLDDKREEDERLRQQQAKGRRMTVAELMTTVLKTDIEIATHVAMYGGTQKDALRLRRQSVPLTRKKSSMSYLSARSETDTAAATDIRDAASLDSAEVEDVEQELKTEDLAKTPADSVQGDELTEDPTRASGVDKDRGKDQDEEDDEEPEGDPDKQKSVSLLTYLKFVLVILNSTMVSMTKYLNRFSRDYRYIRKVLTKEKRILKAKPDFRMGTRLGINQIWQPIPVMKQRFSSLNACSDRSDSEESTDESSGNGQRPGPSSKSTRRKESSLTVPHIRILAPSLERGLDVSSSSSIFGQAQAEPEPEDEGDTLEELSEDDQPPIVQLAASIWFGILAHSTFMCYFMVFLHHVKNASVISIPLPLMVFCWGSLTIPRPSKTFWVTLIAYTEVIVIVKCIFQFEIILWNQMASPNHPLFPPRILGIEKKPNYALWDLWLLLMIFFHRFMLKSLGQWTAPVKPRKIIPTNLTMRTRNEDGQGGGEPARFHWQNEETNNTTETEGTSTKRESSNEGEEIEAPKNEEITDSNERLVVVKTTETSPCDKDLKTAVNMIALKYWEPMKIFFDNILSPEGKEKTNVYAYMFLCDFFNFILLIFGFSAFGTQQGDGGVTAYLAENRVPMPFLLMLLLQFALIVIDRALFLRKSIMGKLVFQYLLVFGVHICMFFILPSVTERRFNEKLPPQIWYMVKCFYLLLAAYQLRLGYPTRILGNFLCKNYSIINMYLFKGFMVVPFLFELRAVMDWIWTDTSMTIMDWFKMEDIFASIYQIRCTRGVETDFPQPRGVKKTQVSKYMVGGGALFLMIALIWFPLLLFALGGTVGDSNPPTEVSMKIRIGPYEPIYAMSAQTSSIVQYSEADFRSFKDIYARDKAAVTFLENYVNTDVTAITLSGSSRKLWAISPPDRERLRMELESNSTVIVHVEWTVARKTDVKDFNGVSTEERDIPLKAWENGQFNPVRKSLADLLLASTDSNSPNGTIVMRNAFPKFLKVTSRTVEPVRQLMNLYGPDRLDDSDTDHLYRNISLHLSTNADCCAHQQWWVVKENCDDVYEKKLLSKVPLNDCRYIMMFLFNDKAFPEGLSFISGFGILGLYTTGVIVMSQLIRRSVSEMAPKIMFDDLPYVDRILRLCLDIYLVRESGELSLEEDLFAKLIFLYRSPETLIRWTRPPEPGSSGNPEEDEDDDEDVVVRQGEQRNA, encoded by the exons ATGGGCTCGTACTGGCTCAACGTTGCCGTTCTCAGGGTCATCATCCCAGTGACCTTCGCAGCTT GTACAATATGGCGGCCGACAGGATTGTCGCTGATTTACCTCGGATTGATGCTCTACTCGCCGATGGTCCCGATCGCGACAGCAGAAACGATGAAGGGCCACACCGGAAATTACTTGAAGGCTTGCGTAACTCTGAGCTTCCTAACGAGCCTGACCCAGCTCATGTTTCACATTGTACTTTTGTCCCTGCCACCGTACGGATACTTTCTCGAGGCTTGCACATTCCTTGAGATGATATTCAGGCACCTCGGCCTGGTCAGGTTGGACGGTGCGACCGTCTGGGAAATCGTGTTCTGGCTACTCCCCGAAATCATTGCTTTTCCAACCACTATTGCGATGTACCTTTTGTGCAAACGGACGACCTGGGAACCGCACAAAGAAGACGACGAAAGCTCCACCGTCCAGCCAgccaaaaaaattcacgacGATGCCAATGCGAag GTAACAAATTTTCTCGGGACTATCGGGACGTACGTCGTGCTGGGATCCCTGTGCTGCGTTTCTTCGTTGACGCCCTCGGTCGAGGGGGCTTTTTACTTCATAATATTCATCGGTGCCTCGAGCTGGTGGGCCTGTCACCGAGAGCTGCGAAAAGGCTTCGCGTTCGTCTGTCGCTTCGTGATGGCAGTCGTCGTTGTACATATTCTCGTTCTCATGACTTACCAGAATCAATGGTCCCAAGAGTTCGTACCGGTGAACAGCACTTGGGCTCGATATTTCGCCCTCGATCCGTACTACACGAGCAACTGCTCGGATCCTCGCTACATCGATTACGTCGATTCTTCCTCCGAGTGGACCAGCTACAGCCACGCTCTCGGACTCTTTTGGCTTTATTACGTTTTGGCACTGCAGTCGCGATTCTTGTTCAGAAAACCG AAAGCGAGCGTGCCAGCCTCATATCAGCCCGACGAAACGACGCCA agagaaagaaataaatctgACGAGAGAAGTGTCGCGTTAACAGCAGACCCGGTGAAG CTGATGCGCTTTGGCTCCGGACGCACCGGTCTGCTCCAAGACTCAACAGGCAGCGTCATCGTCCAGGATGCCCACAACGATGACAGCATCCAGCTACAGTCCCTCAGCGAAGGTGAATCCGACTGGGTCTCGCCTCATC GAGCTCCGGACGAGGGTCCCGGGATAGTGGAGCAAGTGATAATGGCAGTTTACTCGATATTTCAGTTGATCGTAAATTCTTCCTATTTAGCAACGAACATAATAATGATG ACTTGGAGTATCATGTACCACAGTTGGACGACGTTTATACTGCTGATGTGGGCATTGGTGCTGTGGATGGTACCGAACAAGAGAAGTTCGATGATGAAGTGTTCGCCGTTCATAGTTTTTTACGCGACGCTACTGCTGCTCGTTGGTTACATTTACAGTATGAATTTGACGGAGGAGGAATTGCCGACGGTGTTCCACGACATCAAGGTCGCCGAGATCGGTTTCCGCAAGCCCTTCGGCTCGGATCCAGCTCCGAGTTGGCATCAAATCGTCAAA TGCGCCTTCACCACGATGTTCTGGATCACCATGAGACAATACATGGCCGAGAGACAGTCCCAGAAAAGGTCCTCGGCCATGAGAGACATGGTCGCCCCCCTCCACGTCTCCGTTTCCACCGCCACCACCGCCATGAACAAAGAAACTCCCGAAATAAAAAGCCAATTCATGAAGGATGTCGGACGCGTCGTGAAAAAACTGCTCATCAAATTCTGGATCGCGATCGTTGCCATCATGCTCTTCACCAGCGGCATCACCGGAGAACGCATGACCGTTTTCCGGATCATTTACATGTCGctcttcctcgtcttcgtcatcactTTTCAG TTCTCCTGGACTGCTTGGAGGAAAATGATGTACGGTTTCTGGATCACGGTTATCGCGTACTCAGTCGCCATGTTGATCCTCGTTTACACATACCAGTTCAGTAATTTTCCTGGCTACTGGACCCGTCTCGGCATCGATGAAGCACT GCAAATGGACATTGGACTTGAATCGTACAAAACGAAGGAGCTTTTCGTGCGCCTTCTCACTCCGACGTTTTTCGTGATCGTTACAGTCCTGCAAATCCATTATTTCCACGAAGATTTCCTCGAAATCACGAATATCGAGAGAACCGG aGTCGACCTGGTCTCGAGGCGCGGAAGTTTGGGCTACTCGAGCACCGTGCCCATCGTTTCGACCAGCTCCGAGGAGGCGATTCCCGCGGATGGTGAAAAGAAAACTGTTATTTATACCCTGAAACAGTTGAAGC ATATGTCGAAAATGGAGCGAATGGCACTGATGAGGAAGACGATCGAGAACGTGAAGAACTTTTACGACTGGATTTGGCTGATTCTTGAGATTCACAtgcagaaaataattttcatttctttcatccTGCTGTGCATCAAAGAC GTCTGCGCCATAAATTTATTCTTCGTCATCGCGGTCGTGGTTGCGATAAATTTCCAGCGGAGCGTGCAAATAACTTCGATAAACGCGATGGCTGGAATTATTGCGATTCTGATGGTAGCCAAAATGCTCTATCAGATCGAGTACATCGTTCACGAGAACTGGGACGTCAACTGCTCG AGAACGGACGCTAACGGGACGGAGAGTGTGACGACTTACAACGTCGCCAAATGGATCGGCATGGACAAAGCGAGAACTGGAGAATTGCCGTACTTGTTAAGGGGCTACATCGGGATGGTGACCGTGACGACGATCCGCGCGATCATCGTAATTCGACAGTGTTTCCATCGCCACGAGAAAGGCGAACCCCTGGAAACGCCCCTGGTCATGTTCCCGAAAATCACGAGAGCCGACGCCGACAAAGGCATTCCCGAGTGTCTCAAATTTCTCTTCAATTATGGCTTTTATAAATTCGGATTGGAATTCTGCCTGATGGGAATCGTCGCCCTCATCGGCACCAGACTCGACTTTTATTCCGTCCTCTACGGTATTTGGCTACTCGTACTTTTCTCCATGAAGAGAACCACGACCGCGAGGGTCTGGCCGTTCTTTCGCATCTTCGCCATCGTCGTTCTCCCACTCCAGTACGCTTTTGTCGTCGCGCCCCCGACCTGGCTCTGCATCA ATTATCCGTGGAGCATTCTGGACGATTCGGGATTGGACACACTTCGAAGATTGCAGGATTGGATGTACTTTCCGGACCCCGAGTATCCTCCGAGCCCGGAGAAGCTCATCTGCGATTTCATTCTTCTCATGATGATCGTTCGTCAGAGTTTGGTGTTCCGGATCGAGGCCCGGAGTCGAGCGACCGGTGAAGAGTTTATCGCCGGTCACAATTTTTCCGTTTCTCAAGAAATGGAGAAGCCGAACTTCGTGAACCCGGTGAAGGATTACGTCTCGCTCGCCCAATGCTGGCTCGACGTTTTCAAAAGAGGCTCCATGATGAGTTTCATGTGGATCACCCTCTCGATCATGTTCCTGGCTGGGACCAACAGAACCAACATATTTTCCCTCGGCTACTTGATCGGGGCTTTCATATTCCTTTGGCAAGGAAGCGACTTTTATCTCAGACCGATAAAAACCATTCTCAAGTGGTGGAATTTCCTCATCGGCTACAACGTCGTCGTCATTTTCTCTAAAGCTATCCTCCAGGGCGTTGGTTGCGTTTTGCTCAAGCAG ATGGAAACTTCGGTTTGCTGGTTGGTCCAGCTGCTGGGGATAGCGtgtttgaaaaagttccataCCTCCGGAACGATTTTCGACGGGAAAGACAATTACTGCGAAGTCCCGCGAGAGGACATCGGGATGGTTTGGGACGGTCTTTGCTTCGCGTGTCTCTTGGTCCAGAAGCGTCTCTTCAAGAGTTACTATTTTTTCCACATAGTGGACGAAACGAAGGCGATGAGTATATTGGCGTCGCGAGGAGCGGAGCTGCTCCAAGATCTGCACCGGAAGCGGATCGAGTATCAGGAGAACGTGGAAAAAGCGGTTTTGCAAAAGCTCAAGTTCAAGATGGACAAAATCAAGGCCGATCAGCAGAGGATTCAAGGGCCGAGTTACAGGGAGCCGGCGACCCACAAAATCG aTACGCTCTATCCGAGAGATCGACCTCTGTACAAACATCGTGTGCCAAAGACCAACAGAGAGg CTGTGAGATCCGGCGACTATTACATGTTCGACGAtctcgacgacgatgacgtcaCCGATCATCTCGTGCCTGACCTGGACGACAAACGCGAGGAAGACGAACGGCTTCGTCAGCAACAAGCGAAAGGACGGAGAATGACCGTGGCCGAA CTGATGACAACAGTGTTAAAGACTGACATAGAGATAGCGACCCACGTCGCGATGTACGGAGGAACGCAAAAGGACGCTCTTCGGCTTCGACGTCAGAGCGTGCCGCTGACCCGCAAGAAATCATCCATGTCCTACCTGAGCGCACGTTCCGAAACCGACACTGCCGCGGCCACCGAT ATCCGAGACGCTGCCAGCCTCGACTCCGCCGAGGTCGAGGACGTCGAGCAAGAGCTGAAGACTGAAGACCTTGCCAAGACCCCCGCTGACTCGGTCCAAGGAGACGAACTCACCGAAGATCCAACCAGAGCTTCGGGCGTCGACAAAGATCGAGGAAAGGACCAAGACGAAGAGGACGACGAGGAGCCCGAAGGAGACCCGGACAAACAGAAATCAGTCTCTCTTCTAACGTACCTGAAATTCGTTCTCGTCATCCTCAATAGCACCATGGTCTCCATGACCAAATACCTTAATAGATTCTCTAGAGACTACAGATATATACGTAAAGTTCTtaccaaagaaaaaagaattctcaag GCCAAACCAGATTTCCGGATGGGAACGCGATTGGGAATAAATCAAATATGGCAGCCGATACCGGTGATGAAGCAGAG ATTCAGTAGTTTAAATGCTTGCTCTGATAGATCTGACAGCGAGGAAAGCACGGACGAGAGCTCCGGGAATGGCCAACGGCCTGGTCCATCGTCAAAAAGTACCAGGAG GAAGGAGAGCTCGCTGACAGTGCCACACATCCGAATACTGGCGCCGAGTTTGGAGCGAGGATTGGACGTGTCCTCCTCCAG CTCGATATTTGGGCAAGCACAAGCTGAGCCCGAACCCGAGGACGAGGGCGATACCTTGGAAGAGCTTTCCGAAGACGACCAACCGCCCATCGTCCAGCTCGCAGCTTCCATTTGGTTCGGGATCCTCGCACATTCTACTTTCATGTGCTACTTCATGGTTTTTCTTCATCACGTGAAAAACGCCTCGGTCATTTCCATCCCGCTGCCCCTGATGGTCTTCTGCTGGGGCTCTCTCACCATCCCCAGGCCCTCGAAAACTTTCTGGGTCACCCTCATCGCTTACACCGAA gtcatcgtcatcgtcaaaTGCATCTTCCAATTCGAAATCATCCTCTGGAACCAAATGGCCTCGCCGAACCACCCTCTTTTCCCTCCGAGAATTCTGGGCATTGAGAAAAAACCGAATTACGCGCTCTGGGACCTCTGGCTACTTCTCATGATTTTCTTCCACCG GTTCATGTTGAAGTCTCTGGGCCAGTGGACAGCACCGGTCAAACCGAGGAAAATCATACCGACGAATCTGACGATGAGGACGAGGAACGAGGATGGGCAAGGAGGCGGCGAGCCGGCCCGTTTCCACTGGCAAAATGAGGAAACGAA CAATACAACGGAAACCGAGGGAACGAGCACGAAGCGTGAGAGCTCGAACGAGGGGGAGGAAATCGAGGCGCCGAAGAACGAGGAAATCACGGACTCGAACGAGAGGCTCGTCGTCGTCAAGACCACGGAAACGAGCCCTTGCGACAAAGACTTGAAAACAGCTGTCAACATGAT AGCCTTGAAGTATTGGGAAcccatgaaaatatttttcgacaaCATCCTCAGCCCGGAaggcaaagaaaaaacgaacgttTACGCCTACATGTTTCTGTGCgactttttcaactttattcTTTTGATTTTTGGCTTCTCGGCTTTCGGA ACTCAGCAAGGGGACGGTGGAGTGACAGCATACTTGGCTGAAAATCGGGTGCCGATGCCCTTTTTGTTGATGCTGTTGCTGCAGTTCGCCCTGATAGTGATCGATCGCGcattatttttgcggaaaTCGATAATGGGGAAGCTCGTTTTTCAGTATCTTCTAGTTTTCGGAGTTCACATTTGCATGTTCTTCATTTTGCCCAGCGTCACAGAAAG GCGATTCAACGAGAAACTGCCCCCCCAGATCTGGTACATGGTCAAATGCTTCTACCTCCTCCTCGCCGCTTATCAACTCCGTCTCGGATATCCTACCCGgatattgggaaatttcttgTGCAAGAATTACAGCATCATAAATATGTACCTCTTCAAGGG TTTCATGGTCGTCCCGTTCCTCTTCGAACTTCGAGCCGTCATGGATTGGATCTGGACCGACACTTCGATGACGATAATGGACTGGTTCAAAATGGAGGACATTTTTGCGAGCATCTACCAAATAAGG TGCACTCGAGGCGTCGAAACCGATTTCCCTCAGCCTCGGGGAGTGAAGAAAACTCAAGTCAGCAAATACATGGTCGGAGGAGGCGCACTCTTCCTCATGATCGCTCTGATCTGGTTCCCCCTTCTGCTGTTCGCCCTCGGGGGCACCGTCGGCGACTCCAATCCACCGACCGAAGTTTCCATGAAAATAAGAATCGGCCCTTACGAACCGATCTACGCCATGTCCGCACAGACCAGCTCCATCGTTCAATACTCCGAGGCCGATTTCCGATCCTTCAAAGACATTTATGCTCGGGATAAGGCCGCTGTGACCTTCTTGGAAAATTATGTTAACACCGACGTCACCGCCATCACTCTCAGCGGCTCCTCGAGAAAACTTTGGGCCATTTCGCCTCCGGACAGAGAAAG ATTGAGAATGGAATTGGAGTCGAACAGCACGGTGATTGTGCACGTGGAATGGACCGTGGCGAGAAAAACGGACGTGAAGGATTTCAACGGAGTGAGCACGGAAGAGAGAGACATTCCGTTGAAGGCCTGGGAGAACGGTCAGTTCAATCCGGTGCGAAAGAGTCTCGCCGATTTACTGTTGGCGAGCACCGACTCGAACTCGCCGAACGGCACGATCGTAATGAGAAACGCTTTTCCCAAGTTCCTCAAAGTAACGAGTCGCACGGTCGAGCCGGTTCGTCAGTTGATGAATTTGT ACGGTCCAGATCGCCTCGATGACTCGGACACGGACCATTTGTACAGAAACATCAGCCTCCATCTGTCGACCAACGCCGACTGTTGCGCTCACCAGCAGTGGTGGGTCGTGAAGGAAAACTGCGACGATGTTTACGAGAAAAAACTGTTGAGCAAAGTGCCTCTCAACGACTGCAGATACATCATGATGTTCTTGTTCAACGACAAAGCTTTCCCAGAAGGTCTCAGCTTCATCAGTGGCTTTGG GATTCTGGGTCTCTACACAACGGGGGTGATCGTGATGAGCCAGTTGATAAGGCGGAGCGTGAGTGAGATGGCGCCGAAGATAATGTTCGACGACTTGCCCTACGTCGACCGAATTCTGCGTCTCTGCCTCGACATTTATTTGGTTCGTGAGAGCGGAGAGCTGAGTTTGGAGGAGGATCTTTTCGCGAAGCTCATATTCCTCTACAGATCACCGGAAACGCTGATAAGATGGACGCGTCCGCCGGAGCCAGGCTCCAGTGGAAATCCGgaggaggacgaggacgacgacgaagacgtcGTGGTTCGCCAGGGCGAGCAGAGAAACGCCTGA